The proteins below come from a single Azospirillum sp. B510 genomic window:
- a CDS encoding aldehyde dehydrogenase family protein → MDSRHWIDGAWVPGTDRFASINPADGSVLGHAADGGRAEAEAAIAAAHAAFNRPDWAQNPRLRQSILLGWADRLDTQAEDLARLLTLENGKAIAQSRGEIAGAISEIRYYGGLARHVPGHVLEVEPGVLSTMLREPAGVAALIIPWNAPAVLLARAIGPALACGCTVVVKPAAQTTLLTAAFLRALSEVPSLPRGVCNMISETGHAAAARLVDSPLVDVVSFTGSTATGKRIMVAAADTMKKLSLELGGKSCCLVFPDADPAETAARIATAATIISGQQCTAARRVLVHASAFDAMKTHLRAALAAMTVGNGLDPAIRMGPLIDRPARDQVQTQVERAFDACDEVLLRGGVPTDSPAAASFLTPSLVAHDDPSAFFCQDEIFGPFVVLERFETEAEAVAKANNTVFGLSASVWTRDGARALRMARALRNGTVWINDHNRLFAEAETGGYRQSGLGRLHGYDAFADFTELKHVCQTVGTIG, encoded by the coding sequence TTGGACAGCCGGCATTGGATCGACGGCGCATGGGTGCCCGGCACCGACCGCTTCGCCAGCATCAACCCCGCCGACGGCAGCGTCCTCGGCCATGCCGCCGATGGCGGACGCGCCGAGGCCGAGGCCGCCATCGCCGCCGCGCATGCCGCCTTCAATCGGCCCGACTGGGCGCAAAACCCGCGGCTGCGCCAATCCATCCTGCTCGGCTGGGCCGACAGGCTCGACACGCAAGCCGAGGATCTCGCCCGCCTGCTGACGCTGGAGAACGGCAAGGCCATCGCCCAGTCGCGGGGCGAGATCGCCGGCGCCATTTCGGAAATCCGCTATTACGGCGGCCTCGCTCGCCATGTTCCCGGCCATGTGCTGGAGGTCGAGCCGGGCGTGCTGTCCACCATGCTGCGAGAGCCGGCCGGCGTGGCGGCGCTGATCATTCCGTGGAATGCGCCGGCGGTGCTGCTGGCGCGGGCCATCGGTCCGGCGCTGGCCTGCGGCTGCACCGTCGTGGTCAAGCCGGCGGCACAGACCACCTTGCTGACCGCCGCCTTCCTGCGCGCCCTGTCCGAGGTTCCCAGCCTGCCCCGCGGCGTCTGCAACATGATCAGCGAGACCGGCCATGCCGCCGCCGCCCGCCTGGTCGACTCGCCGTTGGTCGACGTGGTCAGCTTCACCGGCTCCACCGCCACCGGCAAGCGCATCATGGTCGCGGCGGCGGACACCATGAAGAAGCTGTCGCTGGAGCTGGGCGGCAAGAGCTGCTGCTTGGTCTTCCCCGACGCCGATCCGGCAGAGACCGCGGCGCGCATCGCCACCGCCGCCACCATCATCTCCGGCCAGCAATGCACCGCCGCCCGCCGGGTGCTGGTCCATGCATCGGCCTTCGACGCGATGAAGACACATCTGCGGGCAGCGTTGGCGGCCATGACGGTGGGGAACGGCCTCGATCCGGCGATACGGATGGGACCGCTGATCGACCGGCCGGCGCGCGATCAGGTGCAGACCCAGGTCGAACGGGCCTTCGATGCCTGCGACGAGGTGCTGCTGCGTGGCGGGGTGCCGACGGACAGCCCCGCCGCCGCGTCGTTCCTCACCCCATCGCTGGTGGCGCACGACGACCCCTCCGCCTTCTTCTGCCAGGACGAGATTTTCGGCCCCTTCGTCGTGCTGGAGCGCTTCGAGACCGAAGCGGAGGCGGTGGCCAAGGCCAACAACACCGTGTTCGGCCTGTCGGCCAGCGTCTGGACCCGCGACGGCGCCCGGGCGTTGCGCATGGCCCGGGCGTTGCGCAATGGAACCGTCTGGATCAACGACCACAACCGCCTGTTCGCCGAGGCGGAAACAGGCGGCTACCGGCAAAGCGGCCTGGGCCGGTTGCACGGCTACGATGCCTTCGCCGATTTCACGGAACTGAAGCATGTTTGCCAGACGGTGGGAACCATTGGCTGA